One Pararhizobium sp. IMCC3301 DNA segment encodes these proteins:
- a CDS encoding NAD-glutamate dehydrogenase, giving the protein MSLAKDTNRDGIIRAVKSALTKSGERPLADFAGLLFDNGASEDLAGFSTGELAGIVRDAHGALAKRKADTANVSLHASNARPGGLAVQIVNNNMPFLFDSVMSELQKTGVDIALVLHPVLSVTRDKNGTLESLKAQHKKTQQSRANRESIIHIEIDDLAGSDAVDELEKNLHLVLKDVRMAVQDWKAMLLRLEETILNYKTNPPPLPENEIDEAVAFLEWLVNQNFTFLGMRDYAFSGGPKRGTLKRVKSGGLGILRDPEVRVLRRGRELVTMTPEIREFFMTPEPLIITKANVKSRVHRPAYMDYVGIKTFDEKGKLSGELRIVGLFTSTAYTRSVKQIPMLRQKVEMLLEHSEFDKDSHAGKALLNVAESYPRDELFQIDLKTLSEFADKIRQLDERPRLRVLSRLDKFDRFVSVLVYVPRDRYNSTVRTRIGEYLKQVYKGRLSAFYPAFPEGNMARVHFIIGRSEGETPKPAQSELEAEVGKIARTWDDDLRAALGNSTAGLYEGAFPAAYQYAFSGAHAVEDIARLDAMGEVENISISFSRDAGMAEDRVSLKVYSAGQALPLSNRVPLLENMGFAALNERTYQITPDERPIVFLYDMTLLANSGAFSLEALGGKLTECFLAIWQDRAENDGYNALILNGGIAWRDIALLRTISRYLRQTGIPFSQDYMWSTLNRYSAIAAELVALFHARFDPANADPAVEENLFEQFLAALDDVVSLDDDRILRRFANVIKSSVRTNFYQQNADGSPERVISLKIDSRKVEDLPRPRPFREIFVYSPQVEGVHLRFGKVARGGLRWSDRPQDFRTEVLGLVKAQQVKNAVIVPVGSKGGFYPKQLPDPQAGREAWFEAGRNAYKTFISSLLAITDNLDGDKVVPPDQVLRHEPDDPYLVVAADKGTATFSDTANAISEAHDFWLGDAFASGGSAGYDHKKMGITARGGWEAVKRHFRELNRDIQTEPFTVCGVGDMSGDVFGNGMLLSKATKLLAAFDHRDIFIDPDPDTGTSWEERKRLYEMGRSSWQDYNNKLISKGGGVFPRSAKSIALSAEMKALLDIPADKATPNEIMIAILKLDTDLLWFGGIGTYIRASTETDADVGDKANDAIRVSAPQVRAKAIGEGANLGVTQRARIEYDKLGGRVNTDAIDNSAGVNSSDMEVNIKIALGAAIRSGRLDLKKRNRLLASMTDEVADLVLRNNYLQTLSLSLTECEGMEDFGFQARLMHQLEGRGLLDRAVELLPDDAAMNERQSSYESLTRPEIAVLLAYAKIVLFDDLLASDVPDDPYLAKELLRYFPQKMSKSYVDEISGHRLRREIIATMLANSLINRGGATVLTRVSDQTGATPAEITHAFAIVRDSFQLTDLNEDIDALDTLIDGKLQLELYANIRALLIGQIIWFLKNADLSSGISSVVELFGNGIGTLRGELTPYLPDYLKEQVAETRARYREGGVPEHLAGRLAALPLEAMLPDIVLVAEKSGRSLQHVAQAYLDVAGIFKLGRLDALAQTIPITEYFDGLAVQRARQVLGEAHRAITTDVLKAVPDGKADASLWMAGHESNIKRTIQAVEEVVDNGTLTVSKLAVAAGLLSDLAQS; this is encoded by the coding sequence AGCCTGGCGAAAGACACGAACCGTGACGGTATCATACGCGCTGTCAAATCCGCATTGACGAAAAGCGGAGAACGGCCACTGGCGGACTTTGCCGGACTTCTGTTTGATAATGGAGCCTCGGAAGATTTGGCGGGATTTTCCACCGGCGAGCTTGCCGGGATTGTCCGCGATGCCCATGGCGCCTTGGCGAAGCGCAAAGCCGATACGGCGAATGTCTCGCTGCATGCGTCAAACGCCCGTCCTGGCGGGCTGGCGGTCCAGATTGTCAACAACAATATGCCGTTTCTGTTCGACAGCGTGATGTCGGAACTGCAGAAAACCGGCGTTGACATTGCCCTGGTGCTGCATCCGGTGCTGTCGGTCACCCGCGATAAAAACGGAACTCTTGAGAGCCTCAAAGCCCAACACAAGAAGACCCAGCAATCCCGCGCCAACCGGGAAAGCATAATCCATATAGAAATTGACGATTTGGCCGGGTCAGACGCAGTCGATGAGTTGGAGAAAAACCTTCATCTGGTGCTGAAGGATGTCCGCATGGCGGTGCAGGACTGGAAGGCGATGCTGCTGCGCCTTGAAGAAACCATTCTGAATTACAAGACCAACCCGCCACCACTTCCGGAAAATGAAATCGATGAGGCCGTCGCTTTCCTGGAATGGCTGGTCAATCAGAACTTTACCTTTCTTGGCATGCGGGATTATGCCTTTTCCGGCGGCCCCAAGCGGGGCACGCTGAAGCGTGTCAAAAGCGGTGGCCTGGGTATATTGCGCGATCCTGAGGTGCGGGTGTTGCGCCGTGGCCGGGAACTGGTGACGATGACGCCGGAAATCCGCGAGTTCTTCATGACGCCGGAACCGCTGATTATCACCAAGGCAAACGTCAAATCGCGGGTACACCGCCCGGCCTATATGGACTATGTCGGCATCAAGACGTTTGATGAGAAAGGCAAGTTGTCCGGTGAATTGCGCATTGTCGGACTGTTCACCTCGACCGCCTATACCCGATCGGTCAAACAGATCCCGATGCTGCGCCAGAAAGTCGAAATGCTGCTGGAGCATTCGGAATTCGACAAGGACAGCCACGCCGGCAAGGCGCTGCTGAATGTGGCGGAAAGCTATCCACGCGACGAATTATTCCAGATCGATCTGAAAACCCTGTCTGAATTTGCCGACAAGATCAGACAGTTGGATGAAAGGCCGCGCTTGCGCGTCTTGTCGCGGCTGGACAAATTTGACCGGTTTGTCTCGGTGCTGGTCTATGTGCCACGCGATCGCTACAACTCGACAGTTCGCACCCGTATCGGCGAATATCTGAAACAGGTCTATAAGGGCCGCCTGTCGGCCTTTTATCCCGCCTTTCCCGAAGGCAATATGGCCCGCGTCCATTTCATCATCGGGCGCTCGGAAGGCGAGACACCAAAACCGGCCCAGAGCGAGTTGGAAGCCGAAGTCGGCAAGATTGCCCGCACCTGGGATGATGATCTGAGAGCCGCGCTCGGCAACTCCACCGCCGGACTTTACGAAGGTGCGTTTCCGGCGGCCTATCAGTACGCATTTTCCGGTGCCCACGCGGTGGAGGATATTGCGCGGCTGGATGCTATGGGAGAAGTGGAAAACATCTCGATATCCTTCAGCCGGGATGCCGGGATGGCGGAAGACCGCGTCAGCCTGAAAGTCTATTCCGCCGGACAGGCATTGCCATTGTCAAACCGGGTGCCGTTGCTGGAGAATATGGGTTTTGCTGCGCTTAACGAGCGGACCTACCAGATTACCCCGGACGAGCGTCCGATTGTGTTTCTCTATGACATGACGCTGCTGGCCAATTCCGGTGCTTTCAGTCTGGAAGCGCTGGGCGGCAAACTGACGGAGTGTTTCCTTGCCATCTGGCAGGACCGTGCCGAAAATGACGGTTATAATGCCCTCATCCTGAATGGCGGAATTGCCTGGCGGGACATTGCCCTGCTGCGCACCATCTCGCGCTATCTGCGCCAGACCGGGATTCCGTTTTCTCAGGACTATATGTGGTCGACCCTCAACCGCTACAGTGCCATAGCCGCAGAACTGGTTGCCCTGTTTCACGCCCGGTTCGATCCGGCAAATGCCGATCCGGCGGTTGAAGAGAACTTGTTCGAGCAGTTTCTTGCTGCCCTTGATGATGTGGTCAGCCTCGATGATGACAGGATTTTACGGCGGTTCGCAAATGTCATCAAAAGCAGTGTCCGAACCAATTTCTACCAACAGAATGCGGATGGCAGCCCGGAACGGGTGATCTCGCTGAAAATCGATTCGCGTAAAGTCGAAGATTTGCCGCGACCGCGGCCGTTCCGCGAAATCTTTGTCTACAGTCCTCAGGTGGAAGGCGTGCATCTGCGCTTTGGCAAAGTCGCGCGCGGCGGGCTGCGCTGGTCGGACCGGCCGCAGGATTTCCGCACCGAAGTGCTCGGGCTGGTGAAAGCCCAGCAGGTCAAGAATGCCGTGATTGTTCCAGTTGGCTCCAAAGGCGGGTTCTACCCCAAGCAATTGCCTGATCCACAGGCCGGACGCGAAGCCTGGTTCGAGGCTGGTCGCAACGCTTACAAGACTTTTATCAGCAGCCTGCTGGCGATCACCGACAATCTGGACGGGGACAAGGTGGTGCCGCCGGATCAGGTGCTGCGCCATGAGCCCGATGATCCCTATCTGGTGGTCGCCGCCGACAAGGGCACAGCCACTTTTTCCGATACCGCCAATGCCATTTCAGAAGCCCATGATTTCTGGCTGGGCGATGCGTTCGCCTCGGGCGGATCAGCCGGCTATGACCATAAGAAAATGGGCATTACCGCCCGTGGCGGCTGGGAGGCGGTGAAACGTCATTTTCGCGAGTTGAACCGCGATATCCAGACCGAGCCCTTCACGGTTTGCGGTGTCGGTGACATGTCGGGCGACGTGTTCGGCAATGGCATGCTGCTGTCGAAGGCGACAAAACTGCTGGCTGCGTTTGACCACCGCGATATTTTCATTGATCCAGATCCTGATACCGGGACGAGCTGGGAAGAACGCAAGCGGCTGTATGAGATGGGCCGGTCGTCCTGGCAGGACTACAATAACAAGCTGATCTCCAAAGGCGGCGGTGTATTTCCGCGCAGTGCGAAATCCATTGCCCTGTCAGCTGAAATGAAAGCTCTGCTCGACATTCCGGCAGACAAGGCTACGCCGAACGAAATCATGATTGCCATCTTGAAGCTGGACACAGATCTGTTGTGGTTTGGCGGCATCGGCACCTATATCCGCGCCAGTACAGAGACGGATGCGGATGTTGGTGACAAGGCCAATGACGCGATTCGTGTTTCTGCGCCCCAGGTGCGGGCCAAAGCCATCGGCGAGGGCGCAAATCTGGGCGTCACGCAACGCGCACGCATTGAATATGACAAGCTTGGCGGCCGCGTGAACACGGATGCGATTGACAATTCAGCAGGCGTCAATTCATCCGATATGGAGGTCAATATCAAGATCGCGCTGGGAGCGGCGATCCGCAGCGGCAGGCTTGATCTGAAGAAACGCAACCGCCTGTTGGCCTCGATGACAGATGAAGTTGCAGACCTGGTGCTGCGCAACAATTATCTGCAGACCCTGTCTTTGTCGCTGACCGAATGCGAGGGCATGGAAGATTTTGGCTTTCAGGCCCGGTTGATGCATCAGCTGGAGGGAAGGGGCCTGCTCGACCGGGCGGTGGAATTGCTGCCGGACGATGCCGCCATGAATGAGCGCCAGTCAAGCTATGAATCGCTGACACGTCCGGAAATTGCGGTGTTGCTGGCCTATGCAAAAATTGTCCTGTTTGACGATTTGCTGGCTTCCGATGTGCCGGATGATCCTTATCTGGCGAAGGAACTATTGCGCTATTTCCCGCAGAAAATGAGCAAATCCTATGTCGATGAAATCTCGGGCCACAGGCTGCGGCGCGAAATCATCGCCACCATGCTGGCAAATTCGCTGATCAACCGCGGTGGTGCCACCGTTCTCACACGGGTGAGCGATCAGACCGGAGCGACACCGGCTGAAATCACCCACGCCTTTGCGATTGTGCGTGACAGTTTCCAACTGACCGATCTGAATGAGGACATTGATGCGCTGGACACGCTGATTGACGGAAAATTGCAGCTTGAGCTGTATGCCAATATCCGTGCGCTGTTGATCGGTCAGATTATCTGGTTTCTGAAAAATGCCGATCTCAGCTCTGGCATTTCCAGTGTTGTGGAGCTCTTTGGCAATGGTATCGGCACCTTGCGTGGCGAGCTGACGCCATATCTGCCGGATTATCTGAAGGAGCAGGTTGCCGAAACCAGGGCGCGCTATCGCGAAGGCGGAGTTCCCGAACATCTCGCCGGACGCCTTGCCGCCTTGCCGCTGGAAGCCATGTTGCCCGATATTGTGCTGGTCGCTGAAAAGAGCGGACGCTCGCTGCAACATGTCGCCCAGGCATATCTTGACGTTGCCGGGATATTCAAACTCGGCCGTCTGGACGCACTGGCGCAGACTATTCCGATCACGGAATATTTTGACGGTTTGGCTGTGCAGCGTGCCAGGCAGGTTTTGGGCGAAGCTCACCGCGCAATCACAACAGACGTGCTGAAGGCCGTACCGGATGGAAAAGCCGATGCGTCGCTGTGGATGGCGGGGCATGAATCCAACATCAAGCGCACAATACAGGCGGTGGAAGAGGTGGTGGACAACGGCACGCTGACCGTTTCCAAATTAGCTGTCGCTGCCGGCCTG